One genomic region from Plectropomus leopardus isolate mb unplaced genomic scaffold, YSFRI_Pleo_2.0 unplaced_scaffold29295, whole genome shotgun sequence encodes:
- the ercc6l gene encoding DNA excision repair protein ERCC-6-like has translation MEAYQRFIQDGKAVARQGDMTKALKFFRLAYNIHPSQKLESRIKKIEDLLAQNDSEDEEEFVDVNNSGLLLYKELHDKLYNYQRNGVAFLYSLYRDGHKGGILADDMGLGKTIQVISFLSGMYDNELVTHTLLVMPTSLITNWTKEFAKWTPGMRVKEFHGAGKERTRNLEKVQRRSGVIITTYTMLISNWQQLSSYNGKEFVWDYMILDEAHKIKTTTTKTAKSANAIPSKNRILLTGTPVQNNLKEMWALFDFALQGTLLGTAKTFKTEYENPITRAREKDATPGEKALGSRMSENLMAIIKPYFLRRTKSEVQKDKMNGTHPCKEECSDNQEDGRVPNTPKDSGAVMPKLTRKNDLIVWTYLSSVQEDIYRQFISQDHIKELLMTTRSPLAELNIIKKLCDHPRLLSAAAIAKLGLDESATESEQNENSEVDTGSIANIPDDTLISESGKLVFLFALLGQLREEGHRTLVFAHYRKVLDIIERILGNRGFKVMRLDGTITQIAEREKRITAFQVDKSYSVFLLTTQVGGVGITLTAADRVVIYDPSWNPATDAQAVDRAYRIGQTENVVIYRLITCGTVEEKIYRRQVFKDSLIRQNTGDKKNPFRYFSKQELKELFTLEDTRSSSTQLQLQALHSRHRRTDPELDEHIAHLHAMEMFGISDHDLMFSLDVNQDEAPEDQDAYHYIEGRVQKAQELMKAESELQMQLAESMASSTEPVWLRQPLDNNREGSNQQKTRNPRPSPSYPQNNFSSSPLVVDLDQSGSDKQDLSHRVFDLTAENSISEEQSVVEVNHDNLAEQNLDSPKHHPVEQEKSYSEEADASVQEVIEESLVGSEASFATAGDTADTSLQEVMEKSAVSEPAAAPAGDGNLVYVTLVDEGEQLLNGTSHSEDDYKMDLGRPHVTTVQNKRFSALQASNSSFKADTSSRASTGLESFEGNFNLQLEESDMFSDHEFLDQQTEAEERRLLSQLQMEGSFDINKSLSERQQRDGRSINTASEMDELVNDSIVTFKKKRAAVICDSEEDGEEEEDDDDDEGSQLSYSFQVLGVSTPKSAPSGSTPLRSRKSTGGNTSVASYRSLVQSIIEDIDNNQDVSDEAEEDDVIGSSHEELQLEETVGETLDTEGEEEESVDAVDESEQEMSSNMEESTSDPELASDERMDQCTADKGIKMTVKEGVIEEESFDSLVRRGMECRSKGKLDEALDFFLRAIDIKPGDPEIQLITIQLYRQRSQRS, from the coding sequence ATTCATCCAGGATGGTAAAGCCGTTGCCAGACAAGGGGACATGACTAAAGCACTGAAGTTTTTCAGACTGGCGTACAACATTCACCCGAGTCAAAAACTGGAGAGCAGGATAAAGAAAATCGAGGACCTTCTTGCTCAAAATGACTCGGAGGATGAAGAAGAGTTTGTTGATGTGAACAACAGCGGTTTATTGCTTTACAAAGAGTTACATGACAAGCTTTACAACTACCAGAGGAACGGAGTGGCCTTCTTGTACAGTCTCTACAGAGATGGGCATAAAGGTGGGATCCTGGCAGATGACATGGGCCTCGGTAAAACCATCCAGGTGATATCATTCCTCTCTGGCATGTACGACAACGAGCTTGTCACACACACGCTGCTTGTCATGCCAACTTCGCTCATCACAAACTGGACCAAGGAGTTTGCCAAATGGACTCCCGGCATGAGGGTGAAGGAGTTTCACGGCGCCGGCAAAGAGCGAACGAGGAATCTGGAGAAAGTTCAGAGGAGAAGTGGTGTCATCATCACCACATACACGATGCTCATCAGTAACTGGCAGCAACTGTCCTCATACAATGGCAAGGAGTTTGTGTGGGACTATATGATCCTGGATGAggcacacaaaataaaaaccaccaccacaaaaacggccaaaagcgCCAACGCCATACCCTCAAAAAACAGAATTCTCTTGACAGGCACTCCAGTCCAGAACAACCTGAAAGAAATGTGGGCTCTCTTTGACTTCGCCCTCCAAGGCACTCTCCTCGGCACAGCGAAAACATTCAAAACAGAGTATGAGAACCCTATCACCCGAGCCAGAGAGAAGGACGCCACTCCAGGGGAAAAGGCTCTCGGTTCTCGGATGTCTGAGAACCTCATGGCCATAATAAAACCCTACTTCCTCCGCAGGACAAAATCTGAagtgcaaaaagacaaaatgaatggCACACATCCATGCAAAGAGGAATGTTCAGACAACCAGGAGGACGGCCGAGTCCCAAACACTCCAAAAGACTCTGGAGCAGTCATGCCCAAGCTGACCAGAAAGAACGACCTGATCGTGTGGACGTACCTGAGCTCTGTCCAGGAGGACATCTACAGGCAGTTTATTTCACAGGACCACATCAAGGAGCTGCTCATGACCACCAGATCACCTCTAGCTGAattaaacatcataaaaaagcTATGCGACCATCCAAGACTGCTCTCTGCAGCCGCCATCGCCAAGTTAGGCTTGGATGAAAGTGCAACTGAAAGTGAGCAGAATGAAAACTCAGAGGTAGACACAGGCAGCATCGCTAACATTCCTGACGACACCTTGATATCGGAGTCTGGGAAACTTGTCTTTCTGTTCGCACTTCTTGGACAGCTCCGAGAGGAAGGCCATCGCACTCTCGTCTTTGCTCATTACAGGAAAGTGCTTGATATCATTGAACGCATCTTGGGCAACAGAGGCTTCAAAGTCATGAGACTGGACGGCACCATAACTCAGAttgcagaaagagaaaagcgCATCACTGCGTTTCAGGTGGACAAAAGTTACTCCGTCTTCCTCCTGACAACTCAGGTTGGAGGAGTTGGCATCACTTTGACGGCAGCAGACCGAGTCGTGATCTACGATCCCAGCTGGAACCCAGCAACAGACGCCCAGGCTGTTGACAGGGCATATCGCATCGGACAGACTGAAAACGTCGTCATCTACAGGCTGATCACCTGCGGCACTGTTGAAGAAAAGATCTATAGACGGCAGGTTTTCAAAGACTCCCTCATCAGACAGAATACCGGGGACAAGAAGAACCCTTTCCGGTACTTCAGCAAGCAGGAGCTGAAGGAACTCTTCACTCTGGAGGACACACGGTCCTCCTCCACACAGTTGCAGCTCCAAGCCCTGCACTCCAGACACCGACGGACAGACCCTGAACTGGACGAGCACATCGCCCACCTCCACGCCATGGAGATGTTTGGGATCTCTGACCACGACCTCATGTTCTCTCTCGATGTCAACCAGGACGAGGCCCCTGAGGACCAAGACGCCTACCACTACATCGAAGGGAGGGTCCAGAAGGCCCAGGAGCTGATGAAGGCTGAGTCAGAGTTGCAGATGCAGCTGGCAGAGAGCATGGCATCAAGCACAGAACCAGTCTGGCTCCGACAACCGCTGGACAACAACAGAGAGGGGTCCAAtcagcaaaaaacaagaaacccAAGACCAAGTCCTTCATATCCACAGAATAACTTCAGCAGCTCACCACTTGTGGTGGACTTGGACCAGTCTGGTTCTGACAAGCAGGATCTGAGTCACCGAGTCTTTGATCTGACTGCAGAAAACAGTATTTCTGAAGAACAATCTGTTGTAGAAGTGAACCACGACAATCTTGCTGAGCAAAACCTGGATTCCCCAAAACACCACCCTGTTGAGCAAGAGAAGAGTTACTCAGAAGAGGCAGATGCATCTGTTCAGGAGGTGATCGAGGAGTCTTTGGTGGGGTCGGAGGCCAGTTTTGCTACAGCAGGGGATACTGCTGACACCAGCCTTCAAGAAGTAATGGAAAAGTCTGCAGTGTCTGAGCCCGCAGCTGCTCCGGCAGGTGACGGCAACCTGGTGTACGTTACGTTGGTCGATGAAGGTGAGCAGCTGCTAAATGGAACCTCACACTCAGAGGATGACTACAAGATGGACTTGGGGCGTCCACATGTCACCACTGTGCAGAACAAAAGATTTTCTGCCTTACAAGCGTCCAATTCAAGCTTCAAAGCCGACACATCATCCAGAGCGAGCACCGGGCTTGAGTCCTTCGAAGGCAACTTCAACTTACAGCTCGAGGAGAGCGACATGTTCTCAGACCACGAGTTCCTGGATCAGCAGACcgaagcagaggagaggaggctgcTGTCACAGCtgcagatggagggaagttttgACATCAATAAATCCCTCTCTGAGAGACAACAGCGAGATGGACGAAGCATCAACACTGCCTCTGAAATGGACGAGTTGGTGAATGATTCTATTGTGAccttcaaaaagaaaagagcagcagTGATTTGTGACAGTGAAGAagacggagaggaggaggaggatgatgatgatgatgaagggaGTCAACTCAGCTACTCCTTCCAGGTTCTTGGAGTGTCCACACCAAAGTCAGCACCTTCTGGCTCCACCCCTCTTCGGTCAAGAAAGAGCACTGGAGGAAACACCTCGGTGGCCTCATACCGGTCACTCGTCCAGTCCATCATCGAAGACATAGACAACAACCAGGACGTGTCCGATGAAGCTGAAGAGGATGACGTCATTGGTTCAAGTCATGAAGAGCTTCAGCTGGAGGAGACTGTTGGAGAGACGTTAGACACTGAAGGTGAGGAGGAAGAGTCAGTAGATGCCGTTGATGAGTCGGAACAGGAAATGAGCAGTAACATGGAGGAGTCAACCAGCGATCCTGAGTTAGCCTCCGATGAAAGAATGGATCAGTGTACTGCTGATAAAGGCATCAAGATGACCGTGAAGGAGGGCGTCATTGAGGAGGAGAGCTTCGACTCGCTGGTCAGGCGAGGGATGGAGTGCCGCAGCAAAGGGAAGCTGGACGAGGCCCTGGACTTCTTCCTGAGAGCTATTGACATCAAACCTGGAGATCCTGAAATTCAACTCATCACCATCCAACTGTACCGGCAACGGAGTCAGAGAAGTTAA